The stretch of DNA CATTATCCATTTTCAAAAAACTGACGAGGTGAATAGTGTGTCCAAAACGATGATTATCCCTTCCGCGTACAAATCTAAACTAAATTTAATGGAAACCGAAATTGCAATAAAACGTGTGAAGGACTATTTTGAAAAGAAGTTAGCAGAGGAATTACAGTTAGTTCGTGTGTCCGCCCCTTTGTTTTTAAAAGAAGGAACGGGGCTGAATGATAATTTAAACGGTGTGGAGCGGGTTGTTTCTTTTCAAGCGTTAGATGTAAACACAGGAAAGATAGAAATTGTTCAATCTCTCGCTAAATGGAAAAGAACTGCCTTAAAAAAATATGGCTTTATTGTAGGGACGGGACTTTATACAGATATGAACGCCATCCGGCGGGATGAAGAACTCGACAACCTTCATTCCATGTATGTCGACCAGTGGGACTGGGAAAAAGTAATAGCCAAACATCAACGTACTCCAGAAACATTAAAAGGGGAAGTACGAAACATATATAATGCCTTAGTGGCAACGGAGCAACATATTCAAGAATTATATCCAACACTTCAACCGGTATTACCGAAAGAGATCCATTTTATTACATCTCAAGAATTAGAATTAATGTACCCATCACTCACACCGAAGGAAAGAGAAGATGCAATTGCGAAAGTATACGGGGCCGTATTTATTATGGGGATAGGTGGAAAATTGCGTTCAGGAGAAAAGCATGACGGTCGTTCTCCAGATTACGATGACTGGAAGTTAAACGGTGATATTATTGTTTGGTATCCCACGCTAGAACGAGCAGTCGAACTTTCGTCAATGGGTATCCGCGTCGACGATAAAGCTTTAGTACGACAAATCAAGGAATCTAACTGTGAGGACCGATTAGGATTAGAATACCATCAAGCCGTTTTAAACCGAGAACTTCCTTACACAATAGGGGGAGGAATTGGCCAATCAAGACTGTGCATGATCTTGTTACAAAAAGCGCATATCGGAGAAGTGCAAGTTTCAGTATGGAATGACGAAATAATAAAAGAATGTGAAGAGGGAAATATTTTTCTTTTATAAGGGGAATGCCTGGTGCTTTAAATGTACTAGGCATTTTTTGTATGTAACTGATGTTAATGGTTGTCGCTTTTAGGACTTTAGTCTAATATAATAGTAAAATATATGGTGGTAACTGGCGAATAATGTCGGAAAAGCAAGAAAAAAGATAGAAACAGAAAGAGGGATGATATGGGTATTGAGTTGCTAGCTGTTGTTGTATTTGGACTTATAACGGCTTATATAGCTATTAAAAAAAATCGACATCCACTAATTTGGTTTATTATTGGTGGAATAACAACAA from Sutcliffiella cohnii encodes:
- the asnA gene encoding aspartate--ammonia ligase; protein product: MIIPSAYKSKLNLMETEIAIKRVKDYFEKKLAEELQLVRVSAPLFLKEGTGLNDNLNGVERVVSFQALDVNTGKIEIVQSLAKWKRTALKKYGFIVGTGLYTDMNAIRRDEELDNLHSMYVDQWDWEKVIAKHQRTPETLKGEVRNIYNALVATEQHIQELYPTLQPVLPKEIHFITSQELELMYPSLTPKEREDAIAKVYGAVFIMGIGGKLRSGEKHDGRSPDYDDWKLNGDIIVWYPTLERAVELSSMGIRVDDKALVRQIKESNCEDRLGLEYHQAVLNRELPYTIGGGIGQSRLCMILLQKAHIGEVQVSVWNDEIIKECEEGNIFLL